The Streptomyces hundungensis genome contains the following window.
TTCGTCGTGCGACGTTGGTACGGGACCGGTGGTGGACAGCTGCACCAGCGAGGAACCGTCGGGGTTGCCGACGACTCCGCGCAGGCGCATCTCATGAACAATCTGCCCGTCGGCCAGAACGTCGGCCAGCGCGCCCACAGGTGCGCTGCAACCGGCCTCCAGGGCGGCGAGCAGGGATCGCTCGGCGGTCACGGCGACCCGGGTGAAGGGGTCGTCGAGCTCGGCGAGCACGGCGGCGAGGTCGGCATTGGCTGCCGTGCACTCGATCGCCAGGGCCCCCTGGCCGGGGGCGGGCAAAACGGTGTCGACCGACAGGGACTCGGTCACGACGTCGGAGCGGCCGATGCGGTTGAGCCCCGCGGCGGCCAGGACCACCGCGTCGAGCTCGCCCTTGGTGACGTATCCGACGCGGGTGTCGATGTTGCCGCGGATCGGCACGGTCTCGATCGTCATCCCGTGGCTGCGGGCGTACGCGTTGAGCTGCGCCATCCGCCGCGGCGAACCGGTGCCCACCCGGGCGCCGTCCGGGAGTTCGGCGAAGGTCAGCCCGTCCCGGGCGACCAGCACGTCGCGCGGGTCCTCGCGGACCGGCACCGCGGCGAGCACCAGGTCGGGGTGGTGGGCGGTCGGCAGGTCCTTGAGCGAGTGCACCGCGAAGTCGACCTCGCCGCGCAGCAGCGCGTCGCGCAGCGCCACGACGAACACACCGGTGCCGCCGATCTGCGCCAAGTGCTCACGCGAGGTGTCGCCGTACGTGGTGATCTCCACGAGCTCGACCCGGCGGCCGGTCAACTGCCGTACGGCGTCGGCCACATGGCCGGACTGGGCCATGGCGAGCTTGCTGCGCCTGGTCCCGAGTCTCAGTGCTTTCTCGGTCATGACCGCCCTCGGTTCTTGACATCGGCGTCGTTCAGATCGGCCCGGGAGACGGCGGCCACCGTCTCGGGGTCGAGGTCGAAGAGAGTGCGCAGCGCGTCCGCGTACCCGGCGCCGCCGGGCTCGGCGGCGAGCTGCTTGATCCGCACGGTCGGCGCGTGCAGGAGCTTGTCGACGACGCGGCGCACGGTCTGGGTGACCTCGGAGCGCTGCTTGGCGTCGAGGTCCGGCAGCCGGCCCTCCAGGCGCGCGACCTCGCCGGCCACCACCTCGGCGGCCATGGCGCGCAGCGCCACGACGGTGGGCGTGATGTGCGCGGCCCGCTGGGCGGCGCCGAACGCGGCCACCTCGTCGGAGACGATGGCGCGCACCTGGTCCACGTCGGCGGCCATCGGGGCGTCGGCGGAGGCGTCGGCGAGCGACTCGATGTCGACGAGCCGCACCCCGGGCACCCGGTGGGCGGCGGCGTCGATGTCCCGCGGCATGGCGAGGTCGAGCAGCGCCAGCTTCACGGGCCCTGCCTGTACGGGGATGTCGCGACGGGGATACGTGATGCGCCGCTGGGTGTTCTCGGCCCAACTGCCGTGCAGCTCAAGGGAGTCGGCGTCGGTGGTCGGCGCCGCGGCGGCCGCGCCATCGGCCCTGAGCGCCTCGTCGACCACCCCGAACCCGGCCACCGCGGCACCCGCGGCCGCCGTTCCGGTCAGGCCCACGGGACACCCCAGGTGCGCGGCGGCGTCAACCGCGGCGACCGGCGCCGGCTCGGTGAGGCTCTCGCCCACGGCCTCGGCCACCGCCTCGCCGGTCAGCACCAGACCCGTGGCCCCCGTACAGGAGACCGCGATGTCGACTCGTGTCAGTTCGCGTGCGACGTCGGCCATCGCCA
Protein-coding sequences here:
- the hemC gene encoding hydroxymethylbilane synthase, with protein sequence MTEKALRLGTRRSKLAMAQSGHVADAVRQLTGRRVELVEITTYGDTSREHLAQIGGTGVFVVALRDALLRGEVDFAVHSLKDLPTAHHPDLVLAAVPVREDPRDVLVARDGLTFAELPDGARVGTGSPRRMAQLNAYARSHGMTIETVPIRGNIDTRVGYVTKGELDAVVLAAAGLNRIGRSDVVTESLSVDTVLPAPGQGALAIECTAANADLAAVLAELDDPFTRVAVTAERSLLAALEAGCSAPVGALADVLADGQIVHEMRLRGVVGNPDGSSLVQLSTTGPVPTSHDEAMALGRELADEMLAKGAAGLMGERAL
- a CDS encoding glutamyl-tRNA reductase, whose protein sequence is MSLLVVGLSHRSAPVSVLERASLSPDAQAKLLHDTLAAEPAAEAAVLATCNRIELYADVDKFHAGVAELSTLLAQHSGVGLEELTPYLYVHYEDRAVHHVFSVACGLDSMVVGEGQILGQIKDTLALGQELHTAGRLLNDLFQQALRVGKRAHSETGIDRAGQSLVTFGLEQLAAGAPVEGWAKGKRALVIGAGSMSSLAAATLSRIGVEEVVVANRTHARAERLVEILGESGTAARAVAMADVARELTRVDIAVSCTGATGLVLTGEAVAEAVGESLTEPAPVAAVDAAAHLGCPVGLTGTAAAGAAVAGFGVVDEALRADGAAAAAPTTDADSLELHGSWAENTQRRITYPRRDIPVQAGPVKLALLDLAMPRDIDAAAHRVPGVRLVDIESLADASADAPMAADVDQVRAIVSDEVAAFGAAQRAAHITPTVVALRAMAAEVVAGEVARLEGRLPDLDAKQRSEVTQTVRRVVDKLLHAPTVRIKQLAAEPGGAGYADALRTLFDLDPETVAAVSRADLNDADVKNRGRS